A segment of the Chloroflexota bacterium genome:
CAACCAGGAGCTGTGCAAGGGATGCCAGGTCTGTATAGCTTTTTGTCCCAAGGGGGCGATCGCTCTGTCGGATAGACTGACGGCCAGTGGCTATGTACCTGTCTCCTTTAATGATGGCAGCGAATGTACCGGCTGTGCCATCTGCGCCATAGTGTGTCCGGAAGTGGCCATAGAGGTGTACCGTGGCTAAGGTCCTCATGGATGGCAACAGCGTGATTGGAGAGGCGGCTATCAGGGCTGGTTGCCAGTGTTATTTTGGCTATCCCATCACTCCTCAGAACGAGCTGACTGAATATATGGCAAACCACCTGAGCAGGAAAAAGGGGTGTGCTTTTATTCAGGCGGAGAGTGAGCTCGCGGCTATAAATATGGTATTTGGAGCCAGTTTGGCGGGGGTGAGAGTCATGACCTCGTCTTCCAGTCCGGGGATGAGTTTAAAGCAGGAAGGGATTTCTTATTTGGCGAGTTGCGAGCTTCCGTCGGTCATAGTCAATATGTCCAGGGGTGGGCCGGGTTTGGGGACCATATCTGCTTCTCAGTCTGACTACTTCCAGGCCACCCGGGGTGGGGGGCACGGGGATTATCGGACCATAGTTTTGGCGCCTTCATCGGGGCAGGAACTGGCGGACCTCACTCACCGGGCCTTTGATCTGGCCGACAAGTATCGGATTCCGGTGCTTATCCTGGGGGATGGGATACTGGGGCAGATGATGGAGCCGGTGGAATTTAAGCATGAGGCTCCTGCGGAACTGCCGGTGAGAAGCAACGCCTTGAGAGGGGCAAAGGGGCGGGCAA
Coding sequences within it:
- a CDS encoding ferredoxin family protein, which gives rise to MGITESKANGYIEINQELCKGCQVCIAFCPKGAIALSDRLTASGYVPVSFNDGSECTGCAICAIVCPEVAIEVYRG
- the vorB gene encoding 3-methyl-2-oxobutanoate dehydrogenase subunit VorB, yielding MAKVLMDGNSVIGEAAIRAGCQCYFGYPITPQNELTEYMANHLSRKKGCAFIQAESELAAINMVFGASLAGVRVMTSSSSPGMSLKQEGISYLASCELPSVIVNMSRGGPGLGTISASQSDYFQATRGGGHGDYRTIVLAPSSGQELADLTHRAFDLADKYRIPVLILGDGILGQMMEPVEFKHEAPAELPVRSNALRGAKGRASRIVRTCTSNTSDMEELNWSLYRRYQLIKEEEITCETFLVEDAEMIVVSFGIAARIARGAIKNARANGLKVGLLQPVTLWPFPSAKVEELANRAKYFLVFEMNMGQMIEDVQLALNGKGETFFYGRPGGVIPTPSEVFRVISRHYYQKGLS